In Parafrankia irregularis, one genomic interval encodes:
- a CDS encoding ATP-binding protein, with amino-acid sequence MQNSTDSSGESMSDPDETLPRHDLPGGRPGPGFTCVFSNPPVPVVQSARVAAGPPPNPDFAARRTSAGWRDLDPREFDRLRRLVGAAGGQGDGALATMSDEQIARSLGVVVTEGGRTQVLAGAVLLFGRPEAVHRHVPQHEAAIQVIGPETGEPGAAGEPGARMNDFFRWPLLRLTEELLARFRARNPGREIRYELVRTSVPAYAEQAFRELLANAFVHRDYRAVGAVHTQWTSEGIEITSPGGFVDAGRAPHTSALSVRPPRPRSPLLADAFRRAGITERSGRGIRRAYAAQLAGGLAGPDFHRSTADCVIAVLPAQEADLAFAHFALGRSSAGSPLELPDLLVLTTALRDGPLRTADAAELLGTGKEQARRQLTGMVGRGLLAIDGDRGTRVWAPSPDVRRALREAASQLRPRPAPGPRPATGSRPATGSRASSEPRTTSEPNPTSEPNPASGARAASGAQAAPGI; translated from the coding sequence GTGCAGAACAGCACCGATTCGTCAGGCGAGTCGATGAGCGACCCCGACGAAACCCTTCCCCGCCACGACCTGCCTGGCGGGCGGCCCGGTCCGGGCTTCACCTGCGTGTTCTCCAACCCGCCGGTTCCGGTCGTGCAGAGCGCGCGCGTCGCGGCGGGCCCGCCGCCCAATCCCGACTTCGCCGCCCGCCGGACGTCCGCGGGCTGGCGGGATCTCGACCCGCGGGAGTTCGACCGGCTGCGCCGGCTCGTCGGGGCCGCCGGTGGCCAGGGCGACGGAGCGCTCGCGACGATGTCCGACGAGCAGATCGCCCGCTCGCTGGGAGTGGTCGTCACCGAGGGCGGCCGCACGCAGGTCCTCGCCGGCGCCGTGCTGCTGTTCGGGCGGCCGGAGGCCGTACACCGCCACGTTCCCCAGCACGAGGCGGCCATCCAGGTCATCGGCCCGGAGACCGGTGAGCCTGGTGCGGCCGGTGAGCCCGGCGCGCGGATGAACGACTTCTTCCGCTGGCCGCTGCTTCGCCTCACCGAGGAGCTGCTCGCACGTTTCCGGGCCCGCAATCCCGGCCGGGAGATTCGCTACGAGCTGGTTCGCACCAGCGTGCCCGCCTACGCCGAACAGGCGTTCCGCGAGCTGCTCGCCAACGCCTTCGTGCACCGCGACTACCGGGCCGTCGGCGCCGTCCACACGCAGTGGACCAGCGAGGGAATCGAGATCACCAGCCCCGGCGGCTTCGTGGACGCCGGCCGTGCGCCGCACACGTCCGCACTGTCCGTACGGCCGCCCCGGCCGCGCAGCCCGCTGCTGGCGGACGCGTTCCGCCGGGCCGGCATCACCGAGCGGTCCGGGCGGGGCATCCGCCGCGCCTACGCGGCGCAGCTGGCCGGCGGGCTCGCCGGGCCGGATTTCCACCGCTCGACGGCGGACTGTGTGATCGCCGTCCTGCCGGCCCAGGAGGCGGATCTCGCCTTCGCGCACTTCGCGCTCGGCCGTTCATCTGCCGGGAGCCCCCTGGAGCTGCCCGATCTGCTCGTCCTCACCACCGCCCTGCGCGACGGGCCGCTGCGCACCGCCGACGCCGCCGAGCTGCTCGGCACCGGCAAGGAACAGGCCCGCCGGCAGCTGACCGGCATGGTCGGCCGCGGCCTGCTGGCCATCGACGGCGACCGTGGCACCCGGGTCTGGGCGCCGTCCCCCGACGTGCGGCGCGCGCTGCGTGAGGCGGCGTCCCAGCTGCGGCCGCGCCCGGCCCCCGGGCCGCGCCCGGCTACCGGGTCGCGCCCGGCTACCGGGTCGCGCGCGTCCTCCGAGCCCCGAACGACCTCCGAGCCCAACCCGACCTCCGAGCCCAACCCGGCCTCCGGGGCGCGAGCGGCTTCCGGGGCACAGGCGGCCCCCGGAATCTGA
- a CDS encoding allantoicase has protein sequence MSDAPDLTNLVDLAAARFGGSVVAVNDEFFAHAERMLLPEAPVVRPGVFTERGQWTDGWETRRRRDLPGSDWAIVRLGAPGIVHAVTVDTTHFTGNAPEAVELHGATLAGYPSAEEVAEDSVTWVPLVGRTPVSADAVNVLAVPEEARFRISHLRLTIHPDGGVARLRVHGVVVPDPRLLDRVTSDLAAAYLGGVVVAASDMHYGDRHNLNASGEARVMGEGWETRRRRGEGHDWAVVRLATEGTVVRAEVDTRHFRGNAPRAVALWAANAPKAGDGEVAAAGLAAVPEWRPLMPRTRVQPNTRHLFDLEVPAEATHIRVDAIPDGGLARLRLLGNPTAAGREGLAMRWFDSLAPAAAREELLACCGSEDWADAVVARRPFGTLAALLPAAEQEWWALPDSAWLEAFTAHPRIGERPAPAPTPPTSSRATIVTIDAPRREQAALDQASAEVRRALAEGNAAYEDRFGFVFLVRAAGRGAQEMLDLLRERMANEPDAELRVAAGQQAEITALRLRHLITGE, from the coding sequence ATGTCTGATGCGCCCGACCTGACGAACCTCGTCGACCTGGCCGCGGCCCGTTTCGGGGGCTCGGTCGTGGCGGTGAACGACGAGTTCTTCGCGCACGCGGAACGCATGCTCCTCCCGGAGGCCCCGGTGGTCCGTCCCGGGGTGTTCACCGAGCGGGGCCAGTGGACCGACGGCTGGGAGACCCGGCGCCGCCGCGACCTGCCCGGTTCGGACTGGGCGATCGTCCGGCTGGGCGCGCCGGGCATCGTGCACGCCGTGACCGTGGACACGACCCACTTCACCGGCAACGCTCCGGAGGCGGTCGAGCTGCACGGCGCCACGCTGGCCGGCTATCCGTCCGCCGAGGAGGTCGCGGAGGACTCGGTCACCTGGGTGCCGCTCGTGGGACGTACGCCGGTGTCGGCCGACGCGGTCAACGTCCTGGCCGTGCCGGAGGAGGCGCGGTTCCGGATCAGTCACCTGCGGTTGACCATCCACCCGGATGGCGGGGTGGCCCGCCTGCGGGTGCACGGCGTGGTCGTTCCCGACCCGCGGCTGCTCGACCGGGTGACCTCGGATCTCGCCGCCGCCTACCTGGGCGGTGTCGTGGTCGCTGCCAGCGACATGCACTACGGCGACCGCCACAACCTGAACGCCTCCGGCGAGGCCCGGGTCATGGGCGAGGGGTGGGAGACCCGGCGCCGGCGCGGCGAGGGGCACGACTGGGCGGTGGTGCGGCTGGCCACCGAGGGCACGGTGGTGCGGGCCGAGGTCGACACCCGGCACTTCCGCGGCAACGCGCCCCGTGCGGTCGCCCTGTGGGCGGCGAACGCCCCGAAGGCGGGGGACGGCGAGGTGGCCGCGGCGGGCCTCGCGGCGGTCCCCGAGTGGCGCCCGCTGATGCCCCGGACCAGGGTCCAGCCGAACACCCGGCACCTTTTCGACCTGGAGGTACCGGCCGAGGCCACCCACATCCGGGTCGACGCGATCCCGGACGGCGGGCTGGCTCGGCTGCGGCTGCTCGGCAACCCGACGGCGGCCGGTCGTGAGGGGCTGGCCATGCGCTGGTTCGACTCGCTGGCACCCGCGGCCGCCAGGGAGGAGCTCCTGGCCTGCTGCGGCTCCGAGGACTGGGCGGACGCCGTGGTGGCCCGCCGGCCCTTCGGCACCCTCGCGGCGCTGTTGCCCGCCGCCGAGCAGGAGTGGTGGGCGCTGCCCGACTCGGCCTGGCTCGAGGCGTTCACCGCGCATCCCCGGATCGGGGAGCGCCCGGCACCCGCGCCGACGCCGCCCACGTCGTCCCGGGCCACCATCGTCACCATCGACGCCCCCCGGCGTGAGCAGGCCGCGCTCGACCAGGCGAGTGCCGAGGTCCGCCGCGCGCTCGCGGAGGGCAACGCCGCCTACGAGGATCGGTTCGGGTTCGTCTTCCTGGTTCGGGCCGCCGGGCGTGGCGCCCAGGAGATGCTGGACCTGCTTCGCGAGAGGATGGCCAACGAGCCCGACGCCGAGCTTCGCGTGGCGGCCGGTCAGCAGGCCGAGATCACGGCGCTGCGCCTGCGCCACCTGATCACCGGCGAGTGA
- the allB gene encoding allantoinase AllB: MSGMPGPGRAVLPEAVEVVRSSRVVLPGGERPAAVHVVDGRITAVTAPADVPADAAVTDVGNLVLMPGVVDTHVHVNEPGRTEWEGFATATRAAAAGGVTTIIDMPLNAIPPTTSLEALTVKRAAAAGQIAVDVGFWGGIIGADARRLHDLAELHDAGVFGFKAFLAPSGVEEFPHVSMDVLAAASRHTARMGALTVVHAESPAVLASAPAAAGRAFSSWLRSRPPAAEKAAVASLAALAASTEARLHVLHLAAAEALDDVLAAREAGLPLTVETCPHYLTFVAEEVPDGATIFKCAPPIRERPNLDRLWDGLAAGLFAGVVTDHSPATPALKSVETGDFGTAWGGIASIQLGLPAVWTQARRRGHSLVDVARWMCSGPADLVGLGTPAPGGDGGSGSGSGGGSGGGGGGGGGAPAGSKGRIAVGADADLVVFDPDASFVVDPQLLRHRHPLTPYAGRTLEGAVLATYLRGHRADGDRPVRGRLLAR, encoded by the coding sequence ATGAGCGGTATGCCGGGGCCCGGTCGGGCGGTGCTGCCCGAGGCGGTCGAGGTGGTCCGGTCGAGCCGGGTCGTGCTGCCGGGCGGCGAACGCCCCGCGGCCGTGCACGTCGTCGACGGCCGGATCACCGCCGTCACCGCGCCGGCGGACGTCCCCGCCGACGCGGCGGTCACCGACGTCGGGAACCTGGTGCTCATGCCCGGGGTCGTGGACACGCATGTGCACGTCAACGAGCCGGGCCGCACCGAGTGGGAGGGCTTCGCCACCGCCACCCGGGCCGCGGCGGCGGGCGGCGTGACGACGATCATCGACATGCCGCTGAACGCCATCCCACCCACCACGTCGCTGGAGGCCCTGACGGTCAAGCGCGCCGCCGCGGCCGGGCAGATCGCGGTCGACGTCGGGTTCTGGGGCGGCATCATCGGCGCCGACGCGCGCCGGCTGCACGACCTCGCCGAACTGCACGACGCCGGCGTCTTCGGCTTCAAGGCGTTCCTGGCCCCGTCCGGGGTCGAGGAGTTTCCGCACGTGAGCATGGACGTGCTGGCCGCGGCCTCCCGGCACACCGCCCGGATGGGCGCCCTCACGGTCGTCCACGCGGAGTCGCCGGCGGTCCTGGCCAGCGCGCCGGCCGCGGCGGGCCGGGCCTTCAGCAGCTGGCTGCGGTCCCGCCCGCCGGCCGCGGAGAAGGCCGCGGTGGCCTCCCTGGCAGCCCTCGCCGCGTCGACCGAGGCACGGCTGCACGTGCTCCACCTGGCCGCCGCCGAGGCGCTCGACGACGTCCTCGCCGCCCGCGAGGCCGGCCTGCCCCTGACGGTGGAGACCTGCCCGCACTATCTGACCTTCGTCGCCGAGGAGGTCCCCGATGGTGCCACCATCTTCAAATGCGCCCCGCCCATTCGTGAGCGCCCGAACCTGGATCGGCTGTGGGACGGCCTCGCGGCCGGCCTGTTCGCCGGGGTGGTCACCGACCACTCGCCGGCGACCCCCGCACTGAAGTCGGTCGAGACCGGGGACTTCGGGACCGCGTGGGGCGGCATCGCCTCCATCCAGCTCGGCCTGCCCGCGGTGTGGACCCAGGCCCGCCGGCGCGGCCACAGCCTGGTCGACGTCGCCCGCTGGATGTGCTCGGGCCCGGCTGACCTCGTGGGCCTGGGCACGCCCGCCCCGGGCGGCGATGGCGGCAGCGGCAGCGGCAGCGGCGGTGGCAGCGGCGGTGGCGGTGGCGGTGGCGGTGGCGCGCCGGCCGGTTCCAAGGGCCGCATCGCGGTGGGCGCGGACGCCGATCTGGTCGTCTTCGACCCCGACGCGAGCTTCGTTGTCGACCCGCAGCTGCTGCGCCACCGCCATCCGTTAACGCCATACGCTGGACGAACGCTCGAAGGAGCGGTGCTCGCGACCTATCTGCGGGGGCACCGGGCCGACGGTGACCGGCCGGTCCGAGGCCGGCTGCTCGCACGGTGA
- the uraH gene encoding hydroxyisourate hydrolase: MSLSTHVLDTGVGKPAVGVPVRLERAVLTLDGEVKGWRPVAQAVTDGDGRVAQLPADGAGTWRLLFDTAGHSAFHPEVAITFVIEDAAEHVHVPLLLAPFGYTTYRGS; encoded by the coding sequence GTGAGCTTGTCGACCCATGTGCTGGACACCGGCGTCGGGAAACCGGCCGTCGGGGTTCCGGTCCGTCTCGAACGGGCTGTGCTGACCCTCGACGGTGAGGTGAAGGGCTGGCGCCCGGTCGCGCAGGCCGTCACGGACGGCGACGGGCGGGTGGCGCAGCTGCCGGCGGACGGCGCCGGCACCTGGCGGCTGCTGTTCGACACCGCCGGGCACTCGGCCTTCCATCCCGAGGTCGCGATCACCTTCGTCATCGAGGACGCGGCCGAGCACGTCCATGTCCCGCTGCTGCTCGCGCCCTTCGGATACACCACCTACCGCGGCAGCTGA
- the pucD gene encoding xanthine dehydrogenase subunit D — MTGEAGMAGRIGVTGGYRGVGRSEPRPDGVSKVEGRFSYVGDLSVPGMLHARTLRSPHPRARIRRLDTAAAAALPGVAAVVTAADVPGLATYGLIVSDQPVFAAAETRYAGEPVAAVAAVDAATARRALAAIEVEYEPLPPLVDPERVLEPGAELVHPDGNVFREITLRHGDPAVEGSVVVEDSYVVGMQDQAFLAPEAALVVPAADGGIDLWVATQWLHSDREQIAACLGLPEALVRLELAGIGGAFGGREDVTLQIHGALLALATGAPVRIAYDRVESFLGHPHRHPARMWFRHTATPAGDLVSVQARVVMDGGAYASSSPAVLANAVTHAAGPYRVPHARLDGLVVRTNNPPCGAMRGFGVPQVAFGHEAQMDRLADRLGMDPVALRVRNALVPGDVLPTGQVLGPPLPAREAIEAVAARPLPPRLTEDTPRTARPGGRAAGARISRIRRGVGYALGYKNLLFSEGMDDSSTARIRLALDDAGQPFATVHSACSEVGQGFVTIAGQIARTEIGVERIELLPADTRVGSAGSTSASRQTWMSGGAVRGACVAVVDRLLTRVARALGLPAEVVESPRRALVIDGGEIIGAETGTRLALTEALAAGPVEAEYTFHHRRTTALDEHGQGDPHVAFAAAAHRAVVDVDPDLGLVRVVALALAQDCGTVINPLALRGQVEGGTAQGLGLAVMEELVTVRGVVTNPTLHDYLLPTAADVPALDFVALTYPHPDSPYGAKGVGETPTCTATAAIVAAIRDAVGRDLRRVPVRPVDLVDLADRNDLADRNDLADRNDLADPDDRDEPVGAAPAASADRPDAAHRATATDGPDTVGWPEAVVREGHR; from the coding sequence ATGACGGGCGAGGCGGGCATGGCCGGGCGGATCGGTGTGACCGGCGGCTACCGGGGCGTCGGGCGCTCGGAACCGCGGCCCGACGGGGTCAGCAAGGTCGAGGGGCGCTTCAGCTACGTCGGTGATCTGAGCGTGCCCGGCATGCTGCATGCCCGCACCCTGCGCTCACCGCACCCCCGGGCGCGGATCAGGAGGCTCGACACCGCCGCCGCGGCGGCGCTGCCCGGGGTGGCCGCAGTGGTGACCGCGGCCGACGTCCCCGGGCTGGCGACGTATGGGCTCATCGTCAGTGACCAGCCGGTCTTCGCGGCGGCCGAGACCCGCTATGCCGGTGAGCCGGTGGCGGCGGTGGCGGCGGTGGACGCGGCCACCGCCCGGCGGGCCCTGGCCGCCATCGAGGTCGAGTACGAGCCGCTGCCGCCGCTCGTCGACCCCGAACGCGTCCTCGAACCGGGTGCGGAGCTCGTCCACCCGGACGGCAACGTCTTCCGGGAGATCACGCTGAGGCACGGCGATCCCGCGGTCGAAGGGAGCGTGGTCGTCGAGGACAGCTATGTCGTCGGAATGCAGGACCAGGCCTTCCTGGCCCCGGAGGCGGCGCTCGTCGTCCCGGCCGCCGACGGCGGGATCGACCTGTGGGTCGCCACCCAGTGGCTGCATTCCGACCGCGAGCAGATCGCCGCCTGCCTCGGGCTGCCCGAGGCACTGGTCCGGCTGGAGCTGGCCGGGATCGGCGGCGCGTTCGGGGGGCGCGAGGACGTGACCCTGCAGATCCACGGCGCCCTGCTGGCGCTCGCCACCGGTGCGCCGGTGCGGATCGCCTATGACCGGGTCGAGTCGTTCCTGGGGCATCCGCATCGCCACCCCGCGCGGATGTGGTTCCGCCACACCGCCACGCCGGCCGGTGACCTGGTCAGCGTCCAGGCACGGGTCGTGATGGACGGTGGGGCCTACGCCTCCTCGTCGCCCGCCGTGCTCGCCAACGCCGTCACGCACGCCGCCGGCCCGTACCGGGTGCCGCACGCGCGGCTGGACGGCCTCGTCGTCCGGACGAACAACCCGCCGTGCGGTGCGATGCGTGGTTTCGGCGTGCCGCAGGTCGCTTTCGGGCATGAAGCCCAGATGGACCGACTTGCCGATCGGCTGGGCATGGACCCGGTCGCGCTACGGGTCCGCAACGCGCTCGTGCCCGGTGATGTGCTGCCGACCGGGCAGGTCCTCGGGCCGCCGCTGCCCGCGCGCGAGGCCATCGAGGCGGTCGCGGCCCGCCCGTTGCCGCCCCGCCTGACCGAGGACACCCCCCGGACGGCTCGTCCCGGCGGCCGCGCCGCCGGGGCGCGGATCAGCCGGATCCGCCGCGGGGTCGGCTACGCGCTCGGCTACAAGAACCTGCTGTTCTCCGAGGGGATGGACGATTCGTCCACGGCGCGGATCAGGCTCGCCCTCGACGACGCCGGGCAGCCGTTCGCCACCGTTCACAGCGCGTGTTCCGAGGTCGGGCAGGGTTTCGTCACGATCGCCGGGCAGATCGCGCGCACCGAGATCGGGGTGGAGCGGATCGAGCTGCTGCCCGCCGACACGCGGGTCGGCAGCGCCGGGTCGACGAGCGCGTCCCGCCAGACCTGGATGAGCGGCGGCGCGGTGCGCGGCGCCTGCGTGGCCGTGGTCGACCGGCTGCTGACCCGGGTCGCGCGGGCGCTGGGCCTGCCGGCGGAGGTCGTCGAGTCGCCGCGACGGGCGCTGGTGATCGACGGGGGAGAGATCATCGGCGCGGAGACGGGGACCAGGCTCGCCCTGACCGAGGCACTCGCGGCCGGTCCGGTCGAGGCCGAGTACACCTTCCACCACCGGCGCACGACCGCGCTGGACGAACATGGCCAGGGTGATCCGCACGTGGCCTTCGCCGCGGCCGCGCACCGCGCGGTGGTCGACGTGGACCCCGACCTCGGCCTGGTGCGGGTCGTCGCGCTGGCCCTGGCACAGGACTGCGGCACGGTGATCAACCCGCTGGCGCTGCGCGGCCAGGTGGAGGGCGGCACCGCCCAGGGGCTGGGGCTGGCGGTCATGGAGGAACTGGTCACCGTGCGCGGTGTGGTGACCAACCCGACCCTGCACGACTACCTGCTCCCGACCGCCGCGGACGTGCCGGCTCTGGACTTCGTCGCACTGACCTACCCCCACCCCGACTCGCCATACGGCGCGAAGGGCGTGGGGGAGACCCCGACCTGCACGGCCACCGCCGCGATCGTGGCGGCGATCCGGGATGCGGTCGGCCGCGACCTGCGCCGCGTGCCGGTGCGCCCGGTCGACCTGGTGGACCTGGCCGACCGGAACGACCTGGCCGACCGGAACGACCTGGCAGACCGAAACGACCTGGCAGACCCGGACGACCGGGACGAGCCGGTGGGCGCGGCGCCGGCGGCCTCCGCGGATCGGCCCGACGCCGCGCATCGGGCCACGGCCACGGATGGGCCGGACACCGTGGGCTGGCCGGAGGCCGTGGTGAGGGAGGGACACCGATGA
- a CDS encoding (2Fe-2S)-binding protein translates to MSTGGVGPDDAGVGVGAGAGAGGVSAGGDADAVSAGVLSLSYRLNIDGVRRVVADARIEESLLTVLRERVGVTAVKDACEQGRCGSCSVLLDDRLVLACTVLAADAVDARVVTVAGLGAGGPAADIQAAFLEHGAVQCGFCTPGMVVAVTDLLGRRPGADEDEIRDALAGNVCRCTGYGRIIAAVRDVQASRAQAAATTGTVRWTNGA, encoded by the coding sequence GTGAGCACGGGTGGCGTGGGCCCTGACGACGCCGGCGTGGGCGTGGGTGCGGGTGCGGGTGCGGGCGGCGTGAGTGCGGGCGGGGATGCGGATGCGGTGAGCGCGGGTGTGCTCTCGCTCTCCTACCGCCTCAACATCGACGGTGTGCGGCGTGTCGTCGCCGACGCCCGGATCGAGGAGTCGCTGCTCACCGTCCTGCGGGAGCGGGTCGGCGTCACCGCGGTGAAGGACGCCTGCGAGCAGGGCAGGTGCGGATCCTGCTCCGTCCTGCTCGACGATCGGCTGGTGCTCGCGTGCACCGTTCTCGCCGCGGACGCCGTGGACGCGCGCGTGGTCACCGTCGCCGGTCTCGGTGCCGGCGGGCCCGCGGCCGACATCCAGGCGGCGTTTCTGGAGCATGGCGCCGTCCAGTGCGGGTTCTGCACGCCGGGCATGGTCGTGGCGGTCACGGACCTGCTCGGTCGCCGACCTGGTGCCGACGAGGATGAGATCCGCGACGCGCTCGCTGGGAACGTCTGCCGGTGCACGGGCTACGGCCGCATCATCGCGGCGGTGCGGGACGTCCAGGCCAGCCGGGCGCAGGCCGCCGCGACCACGGGGACCGTGAGATGGACGAACGGCGCATGA
- a CDS encoding adenine deaminase C-terminal domain-containing protein, translating into MAAERDVDPVVDAFYPCAPPGGAQAAAAVPVATPVAASITPPPVSGAPVAGPDRPVVGPLPGLPPLAMPLAAPGARRGPARRRPAPRDSGTAGHVSATGHVSATGGALLAPRPHLTPAATWAGESLGPSPAEIERLRAIALGQAEADFAIRGGVVLVVQTGDLVRRDVIIAGRYIAAITRPGALGARRSLDAAGRFVLPAYVDARTSVERTLLSPGELARLVVPRGTVTVLTDPAQIEQMYGTPGRALVLGTGTPMRVLPRGPVEAWGADPAEPWTGSATESSAGIAGSGVAGPGVSVGVGAGVDSGFISQAVPRQVNPLEGLAGGLPATPQRPVPLTAPVPHLVTAFPGLEMPAPPLAGASAFPHLDDQVRAQIRAGGGVGTAVLAATLDPARAFGLDHVLGLIAPARLADLQIVRDLTAGVPPDVVIAGGRIAAERGRALFDNLDVAPDWAQSSVRLPAGLYTGSFTSPCMHWGGRRDTSLGVVDVTVPGDGGMTSAALLAPVPSPVVIDASGGQADRPRVSVVRIEPTLRDGVVVADPSRDLLKTAVLDRTGRADRVRVGMVRGIGLTRGALGASAASAPGDLVIVGAGDADMLTAARALEGMGGGFVVVDRGWVLAACPLPVAGLMSDAPWEAVLGQLAAVDSKARELGCRLASPLRTIARLGRELYIRP; encoded by the coding sequence ATGGCCGCTGAGCGGGACGTCGACCCCGTGGTCGACGCCTTCTACCCCTGCGCGCCTCCCGGCGGTGCGCAGGCGGCCGCGGCCGTGCCGGTGGCCACCCCGGTCGCCGCGTCCATCACCCCTCCGCCGGTGTCAGGCGCGCCGGTAGCCGGGCCTGATCGCCCTGTTGTCGGCCCGCTCCCCGGCCTTCCCCCGCTTGCGATGCCGCTGGCGGCACCGGGCGCACGGCGAGGGCCGGCCCGCCGCCGTCCCGCACCGCGCGACAGCGGGACCGCCGGCCACGTCAGCGCGACCGGCCACGTCAGCGCGACCGGCGGCGCGCTGCTCGCGCCGCGCCCACACCTGACCCCGGCAGCCACGTGGGCCGGCGAGTCCCTCGGGCCGTCCCCGGCCGAGATCGAACGTCTGCGGGCCATCGCGCTGGGGCAGGCCGAGGCCGACTTCGCCATCCGCGGCGGTGTCGTGCTGGTCGTCCAGACCGGCGACCTGGTGCGGCGTGACGTGATCATCGCGGGCCGCTACATCGCCGCGATCACCCGCCCCGGCGCGTTGGGGGCACGCCGAAGCCTCGACGCGGCGGGCCGTTTCGTCCTGCCTGCCTACGTCGACGCCCGGACGTCGGTCGAGCGCACCCTGCTCTCTCCCGGGGAGCTCGCCAGGCTTGTCGTGCCCCGCGGCACGGTGACCGTGCTGACCGATCCCGCGCAGATCGAGCAGATGTACGGCACGCCGGGCCGTGCGCTGGTCCTGGGCACCGGAACACCGATGCGGGTGCTGCCCCGCGGGCCGGTCGAGGCGTGGGGCGCTGATCCCGCCGAGCCCTGGACCGGTTCGGCCACGGAGTCCAGTGCCGGTATCGCTGGTTCGGGTGTCGCTGGACCTGGGGTCAGCGTCGGTGTCGGGGCCGGTGTGGACAGCGGGTTCATCTCCCAGGCTGTGCCCCGGCAGGTGAACCCCCTCGAAGGCCTTGCCGGTGGGCTTCCGGCCACCCCGCAGCGGCCCGTTCCGCTCACCGCGCCCGTGCCGCACCTGGTCACCGCCTTCCCGGGCCTGGAGATGCCGGCGCCTCCGCTGGCCGGCGCGTCCGCGTTCCCCCACCTCGACGACCAGGTCCGGGCGCAGATCCGGGCGGGCGGCGGTGTCGGCACCGCGGTCCTGGCGGCCACCCTCGATCCGGCCCGCGCCTTCGGCCTCGATCACGTGCTCGGCCTGATCGCCCCGGCCCGGCTCGCCGACCTGCAGATCGTGCGGGACCTGACCGCCGGTGTCCCGCCTGACGTGGTCATCGCCGGCGGACGGATCGCGGCCGAACGCGGTCGCGCGCTGTTCGACAACCTCGATGTCGCGCCGGACTGGGCCCAGTCGTCCGTGCGGCTGCCGGCGGGGCTGTACACCGGATCCTTCACGTCGCCCTGCATGCACTGGGGCGGGCGCCGGGACACCAGCCTCGGCGTCGTCGACGTGACCGTGCCCGGTGACGGCGGCATGACGTCCGCCGCGCTGCTGGCGCCGGTCCCATCCCCGGTGGTCATCGACGCGTCCGGGGGGCAGGCGGACCGGCCGCGGGTGAGCGTCGTCCGGATCGAACCGACCCTGCGCGACGGTGTCGTCGTCGCCGATCCGTCCCGGGACCTGCTCAAGACCGCGGTTCTGGACCGGACGGGGCGCGCCGACCGGGTACGGGTCGGCATGGTGCGCGGTATCGGGCTCACCCGGGGGGCGCTGGGGGCGTCCGCCGCTTCGGCTCCCGGTGACCTGGTGATCGTCGGGGCCGGTGACGCGGACATGCTGACCGCGGCCCGGGCGCTCGAGGGGATGGGCGGCGGGTTCGTCGTCGTGGACCGTGGCTGGGTGCTGGCCGCCTGCCCGCTGCCGGTGGCGGGCCTGATGAGCGACGCGCCCTGGGAGGCGGTGCTCGGTCAGCTCGCGGCGGTCGACAGCAAGGCCCGCGAGCTCGGCTGCCGCCTCGCCTCACCGCTGCGCACGATCGCCCGCCTCGGCCGGGAGCTGTACATCCGCCCCTGA
- a CDS encoding FAD binding domain-containing protein: MTTPGGPPTVMHRPRTVGEAVGALTAEAGAGRRVWLLAGGTDLVPALRAGSREPAVIVALRRVLELRARGAGADTLTVGAGVTYAELAGWSLAPGLAATSRVVGSVQIRNCATVGGALGSANPRGDLLTFLTAAEAEILLASARGPRTTGIAAFLRDGLEPGELVTAVRIARPSGPQTYLKIGGRQAAFPALVSCAFLVDRVRQRVCCAVSGVAAGPWRVTEAELLAGEEVDWSTGTASPAVARRFGELAAEVLRAAPPLPEDPRHPADYRAHAGGVLAARAFARCLGPARHEEAA; the protein is encoded by the coding sequence ATGACGACGCCTGGGGGTCCGCCGACCGTCATGCACAGGCCGCGAACCGTCGGGGAGGCTGTCGGGGCGCTCACCGCCGAGGCGGGCGCGGGCCGGCGCGTGTGGCTGTTGGCCGGCGGCACTGATCTGGTCCCCGCACTGCGTGCCGGCAGCCGGGAGCCCGCGGTGATCGTCGCCCTGCGCCGGGTGCTGGAGCTGCGGGCGCGCGGCGCCGGTGCGGACACGCTCACGGTCGGCGCCGGTGTCACCTACGCCGAGCTGGCGGGCTGGTCGCTCGCGCCCGGGCTGGCCGCGACGTCCCGGGTGGTCGGGTCGGTCCAGATCCGCAACTGTGCGACTGTCGGCGGTGCGCTCGGCTCCGCCAACCCGCGCGGTGACCTGCTGACGTTTCTCACGGCCGCGGAGGCCGAGATCCTGCTCGCCTCGGCGCGCGGGCCCCGTACGACCGGCATCGCGGCTTTTCTGCGCGACGGGCTGGAGCCCGGCGAACTGGTCACGGCGGTGCGGATCGCCCGTCCGAGCGGCCCGCAGACCTACCTCAAGATCGGCGGGCGGCAGGCGGCGTTTCCCGCGCTCGTGTCCTGCGCGTTCCTTGTGGACAGAGTGCGTCAACGGGTGTGCTGTGCGGTGAGTGGCGTGGCGGCCGGGCCCTGGCGGGTGACCGAGGCGGAGCTCCTCGCCGGCGAGGAGGTCGACTGGTCGACCGGAACCGCGTCGCCCGCGGTTGCCCGCCGTTTCGGTGAGCTTGCCGCCGAGGTGCTGCGCGCGGCACCGCCGTTGCCCGAGGACCCGCGCCACCCGGCCGACTACCGGGCGCACGCGGGCGGTGTGCTCGCGGCCCGGGCGTTCGCCCGGTGCCTCGGGCCGGCACGGCATGAGGAGGCCGCGTGA